In a single window of the Penaeus chinensis breed Huanghai No. 1 chromosome 4, ASM1920278v2, whole genome shotgun sequence genome:
- the LOC125024989 gene encoding keratin, type I cytoskeletal 9-like yields the protein MTSIQGLPPLPKSLSGLINFAGRRDGGGVGAGMMNNKDGGGGGGMGMSPGGGGDRYSPPARADSRTESRMDSRPESARSHYSGVGYGASAFEPYYANGTAAQHGDGRGFSPRSSPRSHSSSPRNQHHSGGSSSGGSRTQTHSPRGSPPVPGSITGVMNPRVSPAHGGGGGGGGGGGSTRHHHRRPSTLDSQLAVLRKEMVGLRQLDMSLLCQLWSLNESIQEFKQLINERAATGLDWGGGDTSAEDTDDYYGIPIRRPNPYLHPVPEQYPQLSPSSSESSLEYGNI from the exons ATGACCAGCATTCAAGGCCTTCCCCCATTGCCCAAGAGCCTCAGCGGGCTCATCAACTTCGCGGggcggagagacggaggaggagtaggtgcaGGGATGATGAATAACAAggacggagggggaggcgggggcatGGGCATGTCTCCGGGAGGAGGCGGAGATCGGTACAGTCCGCCAGCCAGAGCGGACTCCCGAACTGAGTCGCGGATGGACTCGCGACCGGAGTCAGCGCGCTCGCACTACTCCGGCGTGGGCTACGGCGCCAGTGCCTTCGAGCCGTACTACGCCAACGGCACCGCAGCGCAGCATGGCGACGGTCGCGGCTTCTCCCCGCGGTCCTCCCCGCGCAGCCACTCGTCCTCCCCGCGGAACCAGCACCACAGCGGCGGCAGCTCATCGGGGGGTAGCAGGACGCAGACGCACAGCCCTCGAGGAAGTCCCCCGGTGCCCGGCTCCATCACGGGCGTCATGAACCCCAGGGTGAGCCCCGCCCATgggggtggcggaggaggagggggcggcggGGGGTCCACCAGGCACCACCATCGCAGACCGTCCACGCTCGATTCTCAGCTGGCTGTTCTCAGGAAGGAAATG GTTGGGTTACGTCAACTGGATATGTCACTCCTTTGTCAGTTGTGGTCCCTCAACGAGTCAATTCAAGAATTCAAACAATTGATCAATGAACGAGCAGCAACTGGCCTGGATTGGGGTGGTGGAGATACGTCTGCTGAAGACACAGATGATTACTATGGAATTCCAATACGACGGCCAAATCCTTACCTCCATCCCGTGCCAGAGCAGTACCCACAGTTGTCACCGTCTTCCTCAGAATCCAGCTTAGAGTATGGCAATATTTAG